Proteins found in one Thermaerobacter subterraneus DSM 13965 genomic segment:
- a CDS encoding DUF192 domain-containing protein, with protein sequence MRKVHGREGGTGAGPPGRGPVRVVNRTRGTELGHAIAVAASWRSRSRGLLDRDELAPGEGLWLWPCRWVHSLGMGFPLDVVHLDRSGRVVAAYRLVPGRVGPLVWRGHSVLELPAGTLAATGTRPGDRLAWEPA encoded by the coding sequence ATGCGGAAGGTTCACGGCAGGGAGGGTGGAACCGGCGCCGGGCCGCCGGGCCGGGGACCCGTGCGGGTGGTCAACCGGACCCGGGGGACGGAACTGGGCCATGCCATTGCGGTGGCGGCCTCGTGGCGCAGCCGGAGCCGGGGCTTGCTGGACCGGGACGAACTGGCCCCCGGGGAAGGCCTCTGGCTCTGGCCGTGCCGGTGGGTCCACAGCTTGGGTATGGGTTTTCCCCTGGACGTGGTGCACCTGGACCGGTCGGGCAGGGTGGTGGCCGCCTACCGCCTGGTCCCCGGGCGGGTCGGCCCCCTGGTGTGGCGCGGCCACAGTGTGCTGGAACTGCCCGCCGGCACCCTGGCGGCCACGGGAACACGCCCCGGCGACCGCCTGGCGTGGGAACCTGCGTAG
- a CDS encoding glutaredoxin domain-containing protein, with product MFPQVELYVQPGUGDCRHAEEFLRRMGVEYTAYDVRRDPDAYDRLIHRYQSRVTATVVIGEKVFRGFGRNREAIERALREAGVTGSPPGPGGGDGEGG from the coding sequence ATGTTCCCGCAGGTGGAGCTTTACGTTCAACCCGGCTGAGGGGATTGCCGCCATGCGGAGGAGTTCCTCCGCCGGATGGGGGTCGAGTACACCGCCTACGACGTGCGCCGGGACCCCGACGCCTACGACCGGCTGATCCACCGCTACCAAAGCCGGGTCACGGCCACGGTGGTGATCGGCGAGAAGGTGTTTCGCGGCTTCGGGCGCAACCGGGAGGCCATCGAGCGGGCGCTCAGGGAGGCGGGTGTCACAGGGAGCCCGCCGGGCCCGGGCGGCGGCGATGGCGAGGGCGGCTAG